Proteins co-encoded in one Xiphophorus couchianus chromosome 3, X_couchianus-1.0, whole genome shotgun sequence genomic window:
- the trak1a gene encoding trafficking kinesin-binding protein 1 isoform X4 has protein sequence MTKTYSDIDAVTRLLEEKERDLELAARIGQSLLKKNKALSDRNELLEEQVEHVREEVSQLRHDLSMKDELLQFYTNAAEESDGDSNTSTPVRLSEPNVSTPALFPLDSMQKKLKDLEEENKSLRSAANHLETETISYEEKEQQLVNDCVKELRAANLQISSLAEDLARKSEDASRQQEEITHLLSQIVDLQKKAKLYAVENEELTQHLGAAKDAQRQLTAELRELQDKYAECMEILHEAQEELKNLRNKTLPLNTPRRFHTLGLFPMDSLAAEIEGTMRKELQMDDPDVEEQRLHPKRVFQTVKNLNLMRQQRSSAAPSPLNIPGSNQNSCFTSGRSSRVGTPRSNSIHGSDTGSGIILDNRASSILEGPDDGSEDSNKRPPGTPGTPGSRDLEAALRRLSLRRDNYLSEKRFFEEERERKLAYLGKEDEKGEAEGSGGPGSPTESLLSFCSHPSFGSIWSGYSITARSYLPEKLQIVKPLEGSATLHAWQQLAQPHMGALLDHRPGVVTKGFRNLEQDREQEREDSWQLDQPEEDEASCDSFTGLSGESPAPTSSLHSTSAGSACCNIKGSNQLEGLNGGICGLKEAVEGKDGLVAGTLLPLSCPPPSSPVPSCSEGSRHTDLKELQSLQPATVDRMPVHFPGKCLSHTSSTYTFTTCRILHPSDQLTSVSPSPAVAFCQSSSAIGTPTHTSSPVPFSAPHTPSYTPCCTPRRLSLSLSLGESSTNLRDSTKTTSTSLGLVRLLLEHGISASVYDPCSWDRGLGASGASTPTGRVQVQSSAAKSGENEVRQLVRRPDTLLLQPCSPPNSPPQESASAATARPAFQFSPSKEDPPYYDAFLASKPARTILREVLMDLEREYDGEADEDGQNEVANLGLVDKLKRFRTLSPVSASVSSGSGLLAPFSSSGLGGGLPGLNAGLRRNRSYPALVGASMAMKDPGGPPCAVIPQTTQTSHPQDPAQTDETGKVQTHPSVVRKAIHIPQTLHALEPVTPQTIIQRHTRPNWDSDNSATQGQHSEGQTRTW, from the exons ATGACAAAGACCTACAGCGACATTGATGCTGTCACCCGACTGCTGGAAGAG AAAGAGCGGGACCTGGAGCTGGCAGCCCGCATCGGACAGTCGCTGCTGAAGAAGAACAAAGCTCTGAGTGACAGGAACGagctgctggaggagcaggTGGAGCACGTCCGAGAGGAG GTGTCTCAGCTGCGTCATGACCTCTCCATGAAAGACGAGCTGCTGCAGTTCTACACCAACGCTGCTGAGGAAAGTGATGGGGACTCAAACACCTCCACGCC GGTGCGTTTGAGTGAACCTAACGTGTCCACCCCGGCCCTGTTTCCATTGGACTCCATGCAGAAGAAACTCAAAGAtttggaagaagaaaacaaatcactGCGATCTGCG GCGAATCATTTGGAGACTGAAACGATCTCGTATGAGGAGAAAGAGCAGCAGCTTGTCAACGACTGTGTCAAAGAACTAC GAGCTGCTAACCTCCAGATTTCCTCTCTGGCAGAAGACCTGGCCAGGAAGAGCGAGGATGCTTCCAGACAGCAGGAGGAGATCACACACCTCCTCTCTCAGATCGTCGACCTGCAGAAGAAGGCGAAGCTC TATGCAGTGGAGAACGAAGAGCTGACTCAGCACCTGGGTGCAGCCAAGGACGCCCAGAGACAGCTCACTGCTGAG TTGCGGGAGCTGCAGGATAAGTATGCAGAGTGTATGGAGATCCTCCATGAGGCTCAGGAGGAGTTGAAGAACCTGAGGAATAAAACTCTACCTCTCAACACCCCGAGGCGTTTCCATACACTGGGCTTATTCCCAATG GACTCGCTTGCAGCAGAAATAGAGGGAACTATGAGAAAAGAGCTTCAGATGGATGATCCAGACGTAGAAGAGCAGAG ACTGCACCCAAAGCGAGTTTTCCAGACGGTGAAAAACCTCAACTTGATGCGTCAGCAGCGTTCCTCCGCGGCCCCCTCCCCTCTGAACATCCCAGGGTCCAATCAGAACTCGTGCTTCACCTCGGGCCGCTCCAGCAGGGTGGGCACGCCTCGCTCCAACTCCATCCACGGGAGTGACACAGGAAGTGGGATCATCTTGGACAACAGGGCAAGCAGTATCCTGGAGGGTCCGGATGACGG GTCAGAAGACTCCAACAAGCGGCCCCCTGGTACGCCGGGGACCCCGGGCAGCAGGGACCTGGAGGCAGCCCTGCGACGCCTGTCGCTGCGCCGTGACAACTACCTCTCAGAGAAACGCTTCTTCgaagaagagagggagagaaagctAGCCTACCTGGGGAAAGAGGACGAAAAGGGAGAGGCTGAAGGCAGTGGGGGCCCGGGGTCCCCAACGGAGAGCCTGCTGTCGTTCTGCTCACATCCCTCCTTTGGAAGCATCTGGTCGGGTTACTCCATCACAGCCAGGTCCTACCTGCCGGAGAAGCTGCAGATTGTAAAGCCGCTGGAAG GTTCTGCTACCCTGCACGCATGGCAGCAGCTGGCTCAACCACACATGGGGGCTCTGCTGGATCATCGGCCGGGCGTGGTCACAAAGGGCTTTCGCAATTTAGAGCAGGACCGGGAGCAGGAGCGGGAGGACAGCTGGCAGCTGGACCAGCCGGAGGAGGACGAGGCGTCGTGTGATTCGTTCACCGGCTTGTCAGGGGAGAGCCCTGCGCCGACAAGTTCGCTTCACTCTACCTCCGCCGGCTCCGCCTGCTGTAACATCAAGGGCAGCAACCAGCTAGAAGGACTGAATGGAGGAATTTGTGGTCTGAAAGAggcagtggaaggaaaagatgGACTTGTCGCCGGCACTCTCCTTCCCCTTTCCTGCCCTCCCCCGTCCTCTCCCGTTCCCTCTTGTTCGGAGGGCAGCAGGCACACGGACCTCAAGGAGCTCCAATCCCTGCAACCCGCCACTGTGGACCGCATGCCTG TCCATTTCCCAGGGAAATGTCTGTCCCACACCAGCTCCACCTACACCTTCACCACCTGCAGGATTCTCCACCCTTCTGATCAGCTGACCTCGGTGTCCCCCAG CCCTGCCGTAGCGTTTTGTCAAAGCAGCTCTGCCATCGGCACTCCGACCCACACCTCCTCTCCCGTACCCTTCTCAGCCCCGCACACGCCCTCCTACACCCCCTGCTGCACCCCGCGCCGCCTCTCCCTTTCGCTCTCCCTCGGCGAGTCCTCCACCAACTTGAGAGACTCCACCAAGACCACCAGCACCTCTCTAGGCCTTGTGCGCCTCCTGCTGGAGCATGGCATTTCTGCCTCGGTGTACGATCCTTGCAGCTGGGACCGAGGGCTGGGTGCCAGCGGCGCTTCAACGCCCACAGGAAGAGTGCAGGTGCAGAGCAGCGCAGCCAAGTCAGGGGAGAATGAAGTCAGACAGCTGGTGAGGCGACCGGACACACTCCTCCTTCAGCCCTGCTCCCCTCCGAACTCCCCGCCCCAGGAATCCGCCTCAGCTGCCACGGCGCGGCCCGCGTTTCAGTTTAGCCCTTCGAAGGAGGATCCGCCGTATTACGATGCCTTCCTCGCCTCCAAGCCGGCTCGCACCATTCTGAGGGAAGTGCTGATGGATCTAGAGAGAGAGTACGACGGTGAGGCGGACGAAGACGGCCAGAACGAGGTGGCGAACCTCGGACTGGTGGACAAACTGAAACGCTTCCGAACGCTCTCCCCTGTTTCCGCCTCGGTTTCCTCCGGGAGCGGTCTGTTGGCGCCCTTCAGCTCCAGCGGACTGGGTGGTGGGCTCCCAGGTTTAAATGCAGGACTCAGGAGGAACCGAAGCTATCCGGCCTTGGTGGGGGCCAGCATGGCTATGAAAGACCCTGGTGGGCCGCCCTGCGCTGTCATCCCACAGACGACGCAAACATCACACCCACAGGATCCGGCGCAGACAGACGAAACGGGCAAAGTGCAAACACATCCCTCTGTCGTCAGGAAAGCCATTCACATACCACAGACTTTACACGCACTGGAACCAGTCACACCACAGACGATAATACAGAGACACACCAGGCCAAACTGGGATTCAGACAACTCAGCAACACAAGGCCAACACAGTGAGGGTCAAACCAGGACATGGTAG
- the trak1a gene encoding trafficking kinesin-binding protein 1 isoform X2 translates to MALCMSGHEDFSDQDQDEEYVCLPIYESTKQQEDDEEAEPGFSRHGRYKQDEQNEDMDEEQQILYEVLCADRVGQMTKTYSDIDAVTRLLEEKERDLELAARIGQSLLKKNKALSDRNELLEEQVEHVREEVSQLRHDLSMKDELLQFYTNAAEESDGDSNTSTPVRLSEPNVSTPALFPLDSMQKKLKDLEEENKSLRSAANHLETETISYEEKEQQLVNDCVKELRAANLQISSLAEDLARKSEDASRQQEEITHLLSQIVDLQKKAKLYAVENEELTQHLGAAKDAQRQLTAELRELQDKYAECMEILHEAQEELKNLRNKTLPLNTPRRFHTLGLFPMDSLAAEIEGTMRKELQMDDPDVEEQRLHPKRVFQTVKNLNLMRQQRSSAAPSPLNIPGSNQNSCFTSGRSSRVGTPRSNSIHGSDTGSGIILDNRASSILEGPDDGSEDSNKRPPGTPGTPGSRDLEAALRRLSLRRDNYLSEKRFFEEERERKLAYLGKEDEKGEAEGSGGPGSPTESLLSFCSHPSFGSIWSGYSITARSYLPEKLQIVKPLEGSATLHAWQQLAQPHMGALLDHRPGVVTKGFRNLEQDREQEREDSWQLDQPEEDEASCDSFTGLSGESPAPTSSLHSTSAGSACCNIKGSNQLEGLNGGICGLKEAVEGKDGLVAGTLLPLSCPPPSSPVPSCSEGSRHTDLKELQSLQPATVDRMPVHFPGKCLSHTSSTYTFTTCRILHPSDQLTSVSPSPAVAFCQSSSAIGTPTHTSSPVPFSAPHTPSYTPCCTPRRLSLSLSLGESSTNLRDSTKTTSTSLGLVRLLLEHGISASVYDPCSWDRGLGASGASTPTGRVQVQSSAAKSGENEVRQLVRRPDTLLLQPCSPPNSPPQESASAATARPAFQFSPSKEDPPYYDAFLASKPARTILREVLMDLEREYDGEADEDGQNEVANLGLVDKLKRFRTLSPVSASVSSGSGLLAPFSSSGLGGGLPGLNAGLRRNRSYPALVGASMAMKDPGGPPCAVIPQTTQTSHPQDPAQTDETGKVQTHPSVVRKAIHIPQTLHALEPVTPQTIIQRHTRPNWDSDNSATQGQHSEGQTRTW, encoded by the exons ATGGCTCTCTGCATGTCCGGCCATGAGGACTTCTCCGACCAGGATCAGGACGAGGAATATGTTTGTTTGCCCATTTATGAAAGCACAAAGCAgcaggaggatgatgaagagGCGGAACCTGGCTTCTCCAGGCATGGAAGATACAAACAGGATGAGCAGAATGAAGACATGGATGAAGAGCAGCAGATACTTTATGAAG TGTTGTGTGCAGACAGAGTGGGCCAGATGACAAAGACCTACAGCGACATTGATGCTGTCACCCGACTGCTGGAAGAG AAAGAGCGGGACCTGGAGCTGGCAGCCCGCATCGGACAGTCGCTGCTGAAGAAGAACAAAGCTCTGAGTGACAGGAACGagctgctggaggagcaggTGGAGCACGTCCGAGAGGAG GTGTCTCAGCTGCGTCATGACCTCTCCATGAAAGACGAGCTGCTGCAGTTCTACACCAACGCTGCTGAGGAAAGTGATGGGGACTCAAACACCTCCACGCC GGTGCGTTTGAGTGAACCTAACGTGTCCACCCCGGCCCTGTTTCCATTGGACTCCATGCAGAAGAAACTCAAAGAtttggaagaagaaaacaaatcactGCGATCTGCG GCGAATCATTTGGAGACTGAAACGATCTCGTATGAGGAGAAAGAGCAGCAGCTTGTCAACGACTGTGTCAAAGAACTAC GAGCTGCTAACCTCCAGATTTCCTCTCTGGCAGAAGACCTGGCCAGGAAGAGCGAGGATGCTTCCAGACAGCAGGAGGAGATCACACACCTCCTCTCTCAGATCGTCGACCTGCAGAAGAAGGCGAAGCTC TATGCAGTGGAGAACGAAGAGCTGACTCAGCACCTGGGTGCAGCCAAGGACGCCCAGAGACAGCTCACTGCTGAG TTGCGGGAGCTGCAGGATAAGTATGCAGAGTGTATGGAGATCCTCCATGAGGCTCAGGAGGAGTTGAAGAACCTGAGGAATAAAACTCTACCTCTCAACACCCCGAGGCGTTTCCATACACTGGGCTTATTCCCAATG GACTCGCTTGCAGCAGAAATAGAGGGAACTATGAGAAAAGAGCTTCAGATGGATGATCCAGACGTAGAAGAGCAGAG ACTGCACCCAAAGCGAGTTTTCCAGACGGTGAAAAACCTCAACTTGATGCGTCAGCAGCGTTCCTCCGCGGCCCCCTCCCCTCTGAACATCCCAGGGTCCAATCAGAACTCGTGCTTCACCTCGGGCCGCTCCAGCAGGGTGGGCACGCCTCGCTCCAACTCCATCCACGGGAGTGACACAGGAAGTGGGATCATCTTGGACAACAGGGCAAGCAGTATCCTGGAGGGTCCGGATGACGG GTCAGAAGACTCCAACAAGCGGCCCCCTGGTACGCCGGGGACCCCGGGCAGCAGGGACCTGGAGGCAGCCCTGCGACGCCTGTCGCTGCGCCGTGACAACTACCTCTCAGAGAAACGCTTCTTCgaagaagagagggagagaaagctAGCCTACCTGGGGAAAGAGGACGAAAAGGGAGAGGCTGAAGGCAGTGGGGGCCCGGGGTCCCCAACGGAGAGCCTGCTGTCGTTCTGCTCACATCCCTCCTTTGGAAGCATCTGGTCGGGTTACTCCATCACAGCCAGGTCCTACCTGCCGGAGAAGCTGCAGATTGTAAAGCCGCTGGAAG GTTCTGCTACCCTGCACGCATGGCAGCAGCTGGCTCAACCACACATGGGGGCTCTGCTGGATCATCGGCCGGGCGTGGTCACAAAGGGCTTTCGCAATTTAGAGCAGGACCGGGAGCAGGAGCGGGAGGACAGCTGGCAGCTGGACCAGCCGGAGGAGGACGAGGCGTCGTGTGATTCGTTCACCGGCTTGTCAGGGGAGAGCCCTGCGCCGACAAGTTCGCTTCACTCTACCTCCGCCGGCTCCGCCTGCTGTAACATCAAGGGCAGCAACCAGCTAGAAGGACTGAATGGAGGAATTTGTGGTCTGAAAGAggcagtggaaggaaaagatgGACTTGTCGCCGGCACTCTCCTTCCCCTTTCCTGCCCTCCCCCGTCCTCTCCCGTTCCCTCTTGTTCGGAGGGCAGCAGGCACACGGACCTCAAGGAGCTCCAATCCCTGCAACCCGCCACTGTGGACCGCATGCCTG TCCATTTCCCAGGGAAATGTCTGTCCCACACCAGCTCCACCTACACCTTCACCACCTGCAGGATTCTCCACCCTTCTGATCAGCTGACCTCGGTGTCCCCCAG CCCTGCCGTAGCGTTTTGTCAAAGCAGCTCTGCCATCGGCACTCCGACCCACACCTCCTCTCCCGTACCCTTCTCAGCCCCGCACACGCCCTCCTACACCCCCTGCTGCACCCCGCGCCGCCTCTCCCTTTCGCTCTCCCTCGGCGAGTCCTCCACCAACTTGAGAGACTCCACCAAGACCACCAGCACCTCTCTAGGCCTTGTGCGCCTCCTGCTGGAGCATGGCATTTCTGCCTCGGTGTACGATCCTTGCAGCTGGGACCGAGGGCTGGGTGCCAGCGGCGCTTCAACGCCCACAGGAAGAGTGCAGGTGCAGAGCAGCGCAGCCAAGTCAGGGGAGAATGAAGTCAGACAGCTGGTGAGGCGACCGGACACACTCCTCCTTCAGCCCTGCTCCCCTCCGAACTCCCCGCCCCAGGAATCCGCCTCAGCTGCCACGGCGCGGCCCGCGTTTCAGTTTAGCCCTTCGAAGGAGGATCCGCCGTATTACGATGCCTTCCTCGCCTCCAAGCCGGCTCGCACCATTCTGAGGGAAGTGCTGATGGATCTAGAGAGAGAGTACGACGGTGAGGCGGACGAAGACGGCCAGAACGAGGTGGCGAACCTCGGACTGGTGGACAAACTGAAACGCTTCCGAACGCTCTCCCCTGTTTCCGCCTCGGTTTCCTCCGGGAGCGGTCTGTTGGCGCCCTTCAGCTCCAGCGGACTGGGTGGTGGGCTCCCAGGTTTAAATGCAGGACTCAGGAGGAACCGAAGCTATCCGGCCTTGGTGGGGGCCAGCATGGCTATGAAAGACCCTGGTGGGCCGCCCTGCGCTGTCATCCCACAGACGACGCAAACATCACACCCACAGGATCCGGCGCAGACAGACGAAACGGGCAAAGTGCAAACACATCCCTCTGTCGTCAGGAAAGCCATTCACATACCACAGACTTTACACGCACTGGAACCAGTCACACCACAGACGATAATACAGAGACACACCAGGCCAAACTGGGATTCAGACAACTCAGCAACACAAGGCCAACACAGTGAGGGTCAAACCAGGACATGGTAG